A genomic window from Vigna radiata var. radiata cultivar VC1973A chromosome 2, Vradiata_ver6, whole genome shotgun sequence includes:
- the LOC106756450 gene encoding putative rRNA methyltransferase: protein MGKAKGKHRLDKYYHLAKEHGYRSRASWKLVQLNSKYQFLESARAVLDLCAAPGGWMQVAVQRVPVDHLVIGVDLAPIAPIRGAIAIQEDITKTECKSRIKKLMNQHGCRAFDVILHDGSPNVGGAWAQEAMSQNALVIDAVKLATQFLAPKGIFVTKIFRSQDYSSVVYCLKQLFEKVEVDKPAASRSESAEIYVLGLRYKAPAKIDPRLLDVKHLFQGSVEPQPKVVDVLRDTKQKRHRDGYEDGNTTLRKISSASNFIWSDSPLEILGSVTSITFTDAADKPIKDHDLTTEEVKSLCDDLRVLGKQDFKHLLKWRIHIRKALSPTQKHDPPTTKEETENEPKVDEEDRLLNEMEELTNVMDRKKKRAKKLLAKRRAKDKARKATGMQMDAVEDGYVDHELFSLSSIKGKKDLVAVDNTEYEGDEGEVEDSENEEIHESPEHSSSDLEDSDEERKRYNEQMEDLLDKAYEKFVIRKEGSAKQRKRIKKSYEAEAQLLEGGEDDDIVESKYDSDEDKGDQEANPLMVPLNDGAEPTQEEIMKKWFSQDIFAEAAEEGDFEKDESKDEMDIDDEPKEKTSVAKKVKENKTAAPAVVDHPQPQASKTLDDFEIVPAPGTDSSDDSSSDESEEDVETKAEILAYAKKMMRKKQREQILDDAYNKYMFDDEGLPKWFLDEEKKHRQPVKPLTKEEIAAMRAQFKEIDARPAKKVAEAKARKKRAAMKKLEKVRKKANAISDQTEISDRSKRKQIEQLYKKAVPKRPKKEYVVAKKGVQVKTGKGKVLVDRRMKKDARKHGMGKAGKGGSKGKKGKASKGKGASKASSAKKGKQRTK from the exons ATGGGGAAAGCGAAGGGGAAGCACCGTTTGGATAAGTACTATCACTTGGCCAAAGAACATGGTTACAGGTCTCGAGCTTCATGGAAGCTGGTCCAGCTCAATTCCAAATACCAGTTCCTCGAGTCCGCACGCGCCGTCCTCGACCTCTGCGCCGCCCCCGGAGGCTGGATGCAGGTGGCGGTGCAGCGCGTTCCCGTAGACCACCTCGTCATCGGCGTGGACCTGGCGCCCATCGCTCCCATCCGCGGTGCAATCGCCATCCAGGAAGACATCACGAAAACAGAATGCAAGTCCCGCATCAAGAAGCTCATGAACCAGCACGGATGCCGCGCCTTTGACGTCATTCTGCACGACGGCTCTCCTAATGTCGGCGGAGCCTGGGCTCAGGAAGCCATGAGCCAGAACGCCCTCGTCATTGATGCTGTCAAATTAGCCACTCAGTTCTTGGCGCCCAAGGGTATCTTTGTCACCAAA ATTTTCAGGTCGCAAGATTACAGCTCGGTGGTGTATTGCTTGAAGCAG TTGTTTGAGAAGGTAGAGGTGGATAAGCCTGCGGCTAGTCGATCTGAATCTGCTGAGATATATGTTTTGGGCCTTAGGTACAAGGCACCTGCCAAGATTGATCCGCGACTTCTTGATGTGAAGCATCTTTTTCAGGGGTCTGTGGAACCGCAGCCTAAG GTGGTAGATGTACTTAGAGATACTAAGCAGAAAAGGCATCGTGACGG CTATGAAGATGGAAACACAACTTTAAGGAAGATATCTTCAGCTTCAAATTTCATTTGGTCAGATTCTCCTCTGGAGATCCTTGGTTCAGTCACTTCTATAACCTTTACTGATGCAGCTGATAAACCAATCAAGGATCATGATCTAACAACTGAAGAg GTCAAATCTCTGTGCGATGATTTAAGGGTTTTGGGGAAGCAAGATTTCAAGCATCTTCTAAA GTGGAGGATTCACATTAGAAAAGCTCTTTCACCAACTCAGAAGCATGATCCTCCTACCACTAAAGAAGAGACGGAAAATGAGCCAAAGGTGGACGAAGAAGATAGATTACTCAATGAAATGGAGGAACTGACTAATGTGATGGACCGCAAGAAGAAACGTGCAAAGAAGCTTCTTGCTAAAAGAAGAGCCAAG GACAAGGCACGGAAAGCAACAGGGATGCAAATGGATGCAGTAGAAGATGGTTATGTAGATCACGAGCTGTTTTCCCTTTCCTCCATAAAG GGAAAGAAAGATCTGGTAGCTGTTGACAACACTGAGTATGAAGGTGACGAGGGTGAAGTTGAAGATAGTGAGAATGAAGAAATCCATGAAAGCCCAGAGCATTCATCCAGTGACTTGGAAGATTCAGATGAGGAACGGAAAAG ATACAATGAACAAATGGAAGATTTGTTGGATAAAGCTTATGAGAAGTTTGTCATCAGAAAGGAAGGAAGTGCAAAGCAGCGTAAGCGAATTAAGAAATCCTATGAGGCAGAGGCCCAACTTTTGGAG GGCGGTGAGGATGATGATATTGTTGAATCCAAGTATGATTCCGATGAAGACAAGGGTGATCAAGAAGCAAATCCATTGATGGTGCCACTTAATGACGGGGCAGAACCGACCCAAGAGGAGATCATGAAAAAGTGGTTTAGTCAGGATATATTTGCTGAAGCTGCAGAGGAAGGTGACTTTGAGAAGGATGAGAGTAAAGATGAAATGGATATAGATGATGAGCCTAAGGAGAAGACATCCGTTGCAAAAAaggtcaaagaaaataaaacagcaGCTCCAGCAGTGGTAGATCACCCTCAACCTCAAGCATCCAAGACACTAGATGATTTTGAAATAGTTCCTGCGCCTGGCACTGATTCAAGTGATGATTCATCCTCTGATGAATCGGAGGAAGATGTTGAAACCAAAGCTGAGATACTGGCTTATGCAAAGAAGATGATGAGAAAAAAGCAACGGGAGCAGATATTGGATGATGCatataacaagtacatgtttgATGACGAGGGATTGCCGAAATGGTTTCTAGATGAAGAGAAGAAGCACAGGCAACCAGTAAAGCCTCTTACGAAAGAGGAAATTGCTGCAATGAGAGCGcaatttaaagaaattgatgCCCGGCCTGCAAAGAAGGTGGCGGAGGCCAAAGCACGGAAGAAGCGTGCTGCAATGAAGAAGCTTGAGAAGGTACGGAAGAAGGCGAATGCCATATCAGACCAGACAGAGATTTCTGATCGTTCGAAGAGGAAGCAAATTGAACAACTGTATAAAAAGGCTGTTCCGAAGAGGCCTAAAAAGGAATATGTAGTTGCAAAGAAAGGTGTACAAGTAAAGACTGGCAAAGGAAAAGTCCTTGTTGATCGAAGAATGAAGAAGGATGCTAGGAAACATGGAATGGGTAAGGCAGGAAAAGGAGGTTCCAAGGGGAAGAAGGGTAAGGCTTCAAAGGGCAAAGGAGCTTCGAAGGCTTCCTCTGCCAAAAAGGGAAAACAGAGGACTAAATGA